CGGCGCTGCCGCCCCCATGCCCGATGCCGGCACGCGGCAAGGAAGGGCATTCGTGGGCACTATCCGCCCGGAATTGTCAGCCCGGCGTCAAAATGCGCAAACGGGCTGACGAGCGGTAGGCGGGACCGTCTGGTAGCCCCGGCCGGTTACCAGAGATCTTCCAGTTTGCGCGGCTTGCAGGCCACCCAGGAGGCGCACAGCATCAGGGTGGCGCAGCCGAACAGGAAGCTGAACGGGAGCGTCCAGCCGTTGCTGACCGTATGCAGCCAGCCGACCAGGAACGGCCCCAGGCAGCTGAAGCTGTAGCCCACGCCCTGCATGAAGCCGGACAGCGCCGCCGAGCCGGTGGGGGTGCGCGTGCGCAGGTTGATCAGGGTCAGCGCCAGCGGGAAGGTTGACGGACCGACGCCGAGCAGGCAGGCCCACAGCAGCGGGGCCTTCATCGGTGCCAGCAGCAGGCCGGTGAAGGCGATCACGAACGAGAAGAAGCCGATCAGCACCAGCGGGAACGGGTTCTGCATGCGAACCGCCATCGATGGGATGACCAGTGAAGGCAGCAGGCCCAGCGCCGAGAACACCGCGACCATCACGCCACCGAAGGCGGGCGTGCCACCGGCCTCGACCACGATGCGCGGCAGCCAGGTGAACATCGAATAGGTCATCAGCGAGGTCATGCCGAACATCAGCGTCATGCTCCAGCCCAGCGACGTGCGCCAGACCTTGCCGTGCGGCTGTGCGGTGGGATCGGTGGCGTCGGCCTGCGGCTTCGGTGCGCGCCTGGCCAGCACCAGCCACGGCAGTGCCGCGGCCAGCGCGAGCAGCGCCCACATGCCCAGCGAGACGCGCCAGCCAGCGGCGTTGGCCACTGGCACCGCCAGCAGCGCCGGCAGCATCGTGCCCAGCTGCAGCACGCTGATGTAGAGCGTGCTCATGGTGCCGACCTTGTTGGCGAAGTAGCGCTTGACCAGCGGCGGTACCACCACGTTGCCGATGCCCATGCCGGCCAGCGCCAGCACCGACCCCAGCAGCAGCGTGCCGACGTTGCCGGCGCTGGAGCGCAGCAGCAGGCCGGCCATCGCCATCACCATCGCCAGCAGCGTGGTGCGTTCCAGCCCCAGGCGCCGCGCCAGTGCCGGCGTGGCCACGCCGAACAGCGCGAACGAGGCGGTCGGCAGCATGCCCAGTACGCCGGTCATGGTG
This genomic window from Stenotrophomonas maltophilia contains:
- a CDS encoding CynX/NimT family MFS transporter; the encoded protein is MSSSTSDSPSLLHGRVLAFAAILLAAINLRTAVTSITPLLDVLGQQFGFGTTMTGVLGMLPTASFALFGVATPALARRLGLERTTLLAMVMAMAGLLLRSSAGNVGTLLLGSVLALAGMGIGNVVVPPLVKRYFANKVGTMSTLYISVLQLGTMLPALLAVPVANAAGWRVSLGMWALLALAAALPWLVLARRAPKPQADATDPTAQPHGKVWRTSLGWSMTLMFGMTSLMTYSMFTWLPRIVVEAGGTPAFGGVMVAVFSALGLLPSLVIPSMAVRMQNPFPLVLIGFFSFVIAFTGLLLAPMKAPLLWACLLGVGPSTFPLALTLINLRTRTPTGSAALSGFMQGVGYSFSCLGPFLVGWLHTVSNGWTLPFSFLFGCATLMLCASWVACKPRKLEDLW